One segment of Paraburkholderia bonniea DNA contains the following:
- the gcvH gene encoding glycine cleavage system protein GcvH: MSIPADLKYTESHEWVRTEADGTLTIGITDHAQEALGDIVFLEVQALGKTVTAGDTVAVIESVKAASDIYAPVSGEIIEANNAVTETPDSVNNTPYESWLFKIKPAAGASLERLIDAAAYTKAIGA, encoded by the coding sequence ATGAGCATTCCGGCCGATCTGAAATACACCGAGTCCCACGAATGGGTTCGCACCGAAGCCGATGGCACGCTGACCATCGGCATCACCGATCACGCGCAGGAAGCGCTGGGCGATATCGTCTTTCTTGAAGTGCAAGCCCTGGGCAAAACCGTGACAGCGGGCGATACCGTTGCGGTGATCGAGTCGGTCAAAGCTGCCTCCGATATCTACGCGCCAGTGTCGGGCGAAATCATCGAAGCCAATAACGCAGTAACCGAAACGCCTGACAGCGTGAATAACACGCCTTACGAAAGCTGGCTGTTCAAGATCAAGCCTGCCGCTGGGGCCTCGCTTGAACGCCTGATTGACGCTGCGGCGTACACCAAGGCTATCGGCGCGTAA
- the gcvT gene encoding glycine cleavage system aminomethyltransferase GcvT — protein MTELKHTPLHATHRALNARMVDFGGWDMPVNYGSQIDEHRAVRTDAGMFDVSHMCVVDFTGTRVRAFFDYALANHVAKLQTPGRALYSCLLNPEGGVIDDLIVYYFGEDHFRLVVNAGTAEKDLAWFNHLNADGGFELTITPRRDYAILAVQGPNARDKVWQAIPDARTATEPLKPFYAARVNSAAFGELTLARTGYTGEDGFEIIVPATQVVALWQALHVEGVRPAGLGARDTLRLEAGMNLYGQDMDDSVSPLDAGLAWTVDLTTPRHFVGRERLEADGSRAAFVGLILQKENGKAAGVLRAHQKVLTPHGAGEITSGTFSPTMQESIAFARVPKQVQPGDLIQVQIRDKALPARVVKLPFVRHGKVLAT, from the coding sequence ATGACTGAACTCAAACACACCCCGCTGCATGCCACGCATCGCGCGCTCAACGCGCGCATGGTCGATTTTGGCGGCTGGGACATGCCGGTCAATTACGGCTCGCAAATTGACGAGCATCGCGCTGTGCGCACCGATGCAGGCATGTTCGACGTCTCGCACATGTGTGTGGTCGATTTCACTGGCACCCGGGTGCGCGCGTTCTTCGATTACGCACTGGCCAATCACGTCGCCAAGCTGCAAACACCAGGACGGGCGCTGTATTCATGTCTGCTCAATCCTGAAGGCGGGGTAATCGACGATCTGATCGTGTATTACTTCGGCGAAGATCACTTCCGCCTGGTGGTCAATGCGGGCACCGCTGAAAAAGACCTCGCCTGGTTTAATCATCTGAATGCGGATGGCGGCTTCGAGCTGACCATCACGCCGCGCCGCGATTACGCGATCCTCGCGGTTCAGGGCCCCAACGCCCGCGACAAAGTCTGGCAGGCCATTCCTGATGCCCGCACCGCCACCGAACCCCTCAAGCCCTTTTATGCCGCGCGCGTCAACAGCGCAGCGTTTGGCGAACTCACGCTCGCGCGCACCGGATACACCGGCGAGGACGGTTTCGAAATCATCGTCCCGGCCACTCAAGTGGTTGCGTTATGGCAGGCGCTGCACGTTGAGGGCGTGCGGCCAGCGGGCCTTGGCGCGCGCGATACGTTGCGGCTTGAGGCGGGCATGAATCTCTACGGCCAGGATATGGACGACAGCGTGTCGCCACTCGATGCGGGCCTCGCATGGACCGTCGATCTCACCACGCCGCGCCACTTCGTGGGCCGTGAGCGGCTGGAAGCGGATGGCAGCCGCGCCGCCTTTGTCGGTCTGATTCTGCAAAAGGAAAACGGTAAAGCGGCTGGCGTGCTGCGAGCGCATCAAAAAGTGCTGACGCCCCACGGCGCTGGCGAAATCACCAGCGGCACATTCTCGCCAACGATGCAGGAATCCATCGCGTTCGCTCGCGTGCCAAAACAAGTTCAGCCCGGCGACTTAATCCAGGTGCAGATCCGCGACAAGGCACTGCCTGCGCGCGTAGTTAAACTGCCGTTCGTGCGCCACGGCAAGGTGCTCGCCACCTGA
- a CDS encoding oxidoreductase — MSSPLKAGLLGYGFAGATFHAPVLAHSGRTTLTAIATGQPERARAAYPQAAIVPDLEALLARDEIDCVVLATPNDTHFALARQVLEAGKHVVVDKPVTLSAAEALALATLAQQRGLLFAPFHNRRWDGDFLTVQDVLASGVLGRLTHFESHFDRFRPLIRPRWREEASRGGGLLFDLGPHLLDQALALFGPPATLSASVKAWRDHAQAPDYLHLQLGYPDFEVLLHASALTALLAPRFTLHGTRGSYLKYGLDTQEDQLKVGLHPGLPGFGEGNLAGRLRVLEGKPGAETEVEREWPTHPGAYVTFYRALAATLQDGAPFPISARDAVDVMSLIELAQRSENEGRRLPFERLV; from the coding sequence ATGTCGTCACCGCTCAAAGCAGGGCTGCTGGGCTATGGATTTGCTGGGGCGACATTTCATGCGCCGGTGCTGGCGCACAGTGGCCGCACCACGTTGACGGCTATCGCTACGGGTCAACCGGAACGTGCCCGCGCGGCTTATCCGCAGGCGGCGATCGTGCCTGATCTGGAGGCGCTGCTGGCACGCGATGAAATCGACTGCGTGGTGCTCGCTACGCCCAACGACACGCATTTCGCGCTGGCTCGGCAGGTGCTCGAAGCGGGCAAGCATGTGGTGGTCGACAAACCCGTCACGCTAAGCGCGGCTGAGGCGCTGGCGCTTGCCACGCTGGCGCAGCAGCGTGGGCTGCTCTTCGCGCCATTTCACAACCGGCGCTGGGATGGCGATTTCCTGACGGTGCAGGACGTGCTGGCCAGTGGCGTGCTGGGGCGGCTGACGCATTTCGAATCGCATTTCGACCGGTTCCGCCCATTAATCAGGCCGCGCTGGCGTGAAGAGGCTTCGCGGGGTGGTGGTCTGCTGTTTGATCTGGGGCCGCATCTGCTGGACCAGGCGCTAGCGCTATTCGGCCCGCCTGCGACGCTCAGTGCATCGGTCAAAGCTTGGCGCGATCATGCGCAAGCGCCGGATTATCTCCATCTGCAACTGGGTTATCCGGACTTCGAGGTGCTGTTGCATGCCAGCGCGTTAACCGCGTTGCTCGCACCGCGCTTCACGCTGCATGGCACGCGTGGCAGCTATCTCAAGTACGGCCTGGATACGCAGGAAGATCAACTGAAAGTGGGCCTGCATCCAGGGCTGCCAGGGTTTGGCGAGGGCAATCTGGCGGGACGCCTGCGGGTGCTCGAAGGCAAGCCTGGCGCGGAAACCGAGGTCGAGCGTGAGTGGCCGACTCATCCTGGTGCCTACGTCACGTTTTATCGCGCGCTCGCGGCGACGCTTCAGGACGGTGCGCCGTTCCCAATCAGCGCGCGTGATGCGGTCGATGTGATGAGCCTGATTGAGCTAGCCCAGCGCAGCGAAAACGAAGGCAGACGTCTGCCGTTCGAACGGCTGGTTTAA